One window from the genome of Numida meleagris isolate 19003 breed g44 Domestic line chromosome 24, NumMel1.0, whole genome shotgun sequence encodes:
- the LOC110387977 gene encoding uncharacterized protein LOC110387977 isoform X1 gives MKARGAGCRGLCLAVLCAGVALALKGEGPGDQNITQHSDISETTGAPTTATRDVSGLTTGPVGSPSPSGTGDPTTITVSLQAGAPGNQTRKESGFPIRYWSPVIFVVLALLVLFFTYRRTKGKGTQDPTTSLSDFSDVATPENDTALIVPAAQKKSDNPLPQELSKTTPCQPAPPSDQPSQQPTTPTVPGSPLCSGVPSAD, from the exons CACTCGCCCTCAAAGGAGAGGGGCCGGGGGACCAAAACATCACCCAGCACAGTGACATCTCGGAGACAACAGGAGCCCCCACCACAGCCACGAGGGACGTGAGTGGGCTGACAACGGGACCAGTgggctcccccagcccctctggTACCGGGGACCCCACCACCATCACCGTGTCACTGCAAGCAGGTGCCCCAGGGAACCAAACCC GAAAGGAATCGGGTTTTCCCATCAGGTACTGGTCCCCCGTCATTTTCGTGGTCCTTGCTCTGCTCGTGCTCTTCTTCACCTACCGCAGGACCAAGGGCAAAG GGACGCAAGACCCAACCACCTCCCTCAGTGACTTTTCAG ACGTGGCCACCCCGGAAAATGACACAGCCCTGATTGTTCCTGCTGCCCAG AAGAAGTCGGACAACCCTCTGCCCCAGGAGCTGAGCAAGACCACCCCCTGCCAGCCAGCCCCCCCCTCAGATCAACCTTCCCAG CAGCCCACAACCCCCACTGTCCCAGGcagccccctctgctctggggtTCCCAGTGCTGACTGA
- the LOC110387977 gene encoding uncharacterized protein LOC110387977 isoform X2 → MKARGAGCRGLCLAVLCAGVALALKGEGPGDQNITQHSDISETTGAPTTATRDVSGLTTGPVGSPSPSGTGDPTTITVSLQAGAPGNQTRKESGFPIRYWSPVIFVVLALLVLFFTYRRTKGKGTQDPTTSLSDFSDVATPENDTALIVPAAQKKSDNPLPQELSKTTPCQPAPPSDQPSQPTTPTVPGSPLCSGVPSAD, encoded by the exons CACTCGCCCTCAAAGGAGAGGGGCCGGGGGACCAAAACATCACCCAGCACAGTGACATCTCGGAGACAACAGGAGCCCCCACCACAGCCACGAGGGACGTGAGTGGGCTGACAACGGGACCAGTgggctcccccagcccctctggTACCGGGGACCCCACCACCATCACCGTGTCACTGCAAGCAGGTGCCCCAGGGAACCAAACCC GAAAGGAATCGGGTTTTCCCATCAGGTACTGGTCCCCCGTCATTTTCGTGGTCCTTGCTCTGCTCGTGCTCTTCTTCACCTACCGCAGGACCAAGGGCAAAG GGACGCAAGACCCAACCACCTCCCTCAGTGACTTTTCAG ACGTGGCCACCCCGGAAAATGACACAGCCCTGATTGTTCCTGCTGCCCAG AAGAAGTCGGACAACCCTCTGCCCCAGGAGCTGAGCAAGACCACCCCCTGCCAGCCAGCCCCCCCCTCAGATCAACCTTCCCAG CCCACAACCCCCACTGTCCCAGGcagccccctctgctctggggtTCCCAGTGCTGACTGA
- the LOC110387977 gene encoding uncharacterized protein LOC110387977 isoform X3: protein MKARGAGCRGLCLAVLCAGVALALKGEGPGDQNITQHSDISETTGAPTTATRDVSGLTTGPVGSPSPSGTGDPTTITVSLQAGAPGNQTRKESGFPIRYWSPVIFVVLALLVLFFTYRRTKGKGTQDPTTSLSDFSDVATPENDTALIVPAAQKSDNPLPQELSKTTPCQPAPPSDQPSQQPTTPTVPGSPLCSGVPSAD from the exons CACTCGCCCTCAAAGGAGAGGGGCCGGGGGACCAAAACATCACCCAGCACAGTGACATCTCGGAGACAACAGGAGCCCCCACCACAGCCACGAGGGACGTGAGTGGGCTGACAACGGGACCAGTgggctcccccagcccctctggTACCGGGGACCCCACCACCATCACCGTGTCACTGCAAGCAGGTGCCCCAGGGAACCAAACCC GAAAGGAATCGGGTTTTCCCATCAGGTACTGGTCCCCCGTCATTTTCGTGGTCCTTGCTCTGCTCGTGCTCTTCTTCACCTACCGCAGGACCAAGGGCAAAG GGACGCAAGACCCAACCACCTCCCTCAGTGACTTTTCAG ACGTGGCCACCCCGGAAAATGACACAGCCCTGATTGTTCCTGCTGCCCAG AAGTCGGACAACCCTCTGCCCCAGGAGCTGAGCAAGACCACCCCCTGCCAGCCAGCCCCCCCCTCAGATCAACCTTCCCAG CAGCCCACAACCCCCACTGTCCCAGGcagccccctctgctctggggtTCCCAGTGCTGACTGA
- the VANGL2 gene encoding vang-like protein 2 — protein sequence MPPRAPNSSILSPLSFCLTGTGSIVAMGMLAGNRTPGIPAYGSGGCGSALTPCVSPPPPPSPCRRPFPFLRAEPSPAFKIESLKVTVDFLKVPLGLKKPPLKEAVAVPGPGKAKPPGVERHKPRRADSMDNESQYSGYSYKSGHSRSSRKHRDRRDRHRSKSRDGSRGDKSVTIQAPGEPLLDNESTRGDERDDNWGETTTVVTGTSEHSISHDDITRITKDMEDSAHLDCSRHLGVALAGALALLAFLTPLAFMLLPQLLWREELEPCGTPCEGLFISVAFKLLILLLGSWALFFRRPKAFFPRVFVFRALLMVLVFLLVVSYWLFYGVRILDSRDRNYHGIVQYAVSLVDALLFVHYLAVVLLELRQLQPQFTLKAVRSTDGASRFYNVGHLSIQRAAVWILENYYHDFPVYNPALLNLPKSVLSKKMSGFKVYSLGEENTTNNSTGQSRAVIAAAARRRDNSHNEYYYEEAEHERRVRKRRARLVVAVEEAFTHIKRLQDEDQKNPREIMDPREAAQAIFASMARAMQKYLRTTKQQPYHTMESILQHLEFCITHDMTPKAFLERYLSAGPTIQYHKDRWLAKQWTLVSEEPVTNGLKDGVVFVLKRHDFSLVVSAKKIPFFKLSEEFVDPKSHKFVMRLQSETSV from the exons ATGCCCCCAAGGGCCCCAAATTCCTCCATCCTTTCCCCGCTGAGCTTCTGCCTCACAGGGACTGGCTCCATCGTGGCCATGGGGATGCTTGCAGGCAACAGGACTCCAGGAATCCCAGCGTATGGGTCTGGGGGCTGTGGCAGTGCCCTGACCCCGTGTgtgtcccccccccctcccccatccCCCTGCAGGCGGCCGTTCCCATTTCTCCgagcagagcccagcccagcGTTCAAAATAGAGTCCCTCAAGGTGACGGTCGATTTCCTGAAGGTGCCCCTCGGCCTGAAGAAGCCCCCTCTGAAGGAGGCCGTGGCCGTCCCGGGGCCGGGCAAAGCCAAGCCCCCCGGCGTGGAGCGGCACAAGCCCCGGCGCGCCGACAGCATGGACAATGAGTCGCAGTACTCGGGCTACTCCTACAAATCCGGGCACTCCCGCAGCTCCCGCAAGCACAG GGACCGGCGAGACCGGCACCGCTCCAAGAGCCGGGATGGGAGCCGTGGGGACAAGTCGGTGACCATCCAGGCACCAGGAGAGCCCCTGCTGGACAATGAATCGACCCGGGGGGACGAGAGG GATGACAACTGGGGCGAGACCACCACGGTGGTGACGGGGACGTCGGAGCACAGCATCTCGCACGATGACATCACGCGCATCACCAAGGACATGGAGGACAGCGCGCACTTGGACTGCTCGCGGCACTTGGGCGTCGCGCTGGCCGGGGCGCTGGCCCTGCTCGCCTTCCTCACCCCGCTCGCCTTcatgctgctgccccagctgctgtggCGGGAGGAGCTGGAGCCCTGTGGGACGCCCTGCGAGGGGCTCTTCATCTCCGTGGCCTTCAAACTCCTCATCCTCCTGCTGGGCAGCTGGGCGCTCTTCTTCCGCCGCCCCAAGGCCTTCTTCCCGCGCGTCTTCGTCTTCCGCGCGCTTCTCATGGTGCTCGTCTTCCTCCTGGTGGTCTCCTACTGGCTCTTCTACGGCGTGCGCATCCTGGACTCGCGGGACCGCAACTACCACGGCATCGTGCAGTACGCCGTCTCGCTGGTGGACGCGCTGCTCTTCGTGCACTACCTGGCCGTGGTGCTGCTCGAGCTGcgccagctccagccccagtTCACGCTCAAGGCCGTGCGCTCCACCGACGGCGCCAGCCGCTTCTACAACGTCGGGCACCTCAG CATCCAGCGAGCGGCCGTCTGGATCCTGGAGAACTATTACCACGATTTCCCAGTCTACAATCCCGCCCTCCTCAACCTGCCAAAATCCGTCCTGTCCAAGAAAATGTCCGGGTTTAAAGTCTATTCCCTCGGCGAGG aaaacaccaccaacaaCTCCACGGGGCAGTCCCGCGCTGTCATCGCCGCGGCCGCCCGCCGGCGCGACAACAGCCATAACGAGTACTACTATGAGGAGGCAGAGCACGAGCGCAGGGTGCGGAAACGCCGCGCCAG GCTGGTGGTGGCGGTGGAAGAGGCCTTCACCCACATCAAGCGGCTGCAGGACGAGGACCAGAAGAACCCACGGGAGATCATGGACCCGCGGGAGGCGGCCCAGGCCATCTTTGCCTCCATGGCTCGAGCCATGCAGAAGTACCTGCGCACCACCAAGCAGCAGCCCTACCACACCATGGAGAGCATCCTGCAGCACCTCGAGTTCTGCATCACCCACGACATGACGCCCAAG GCGTTCCTGGAGCGGTACCTGAGCGCCGGGCCCACCATCCAGTACCACAAGGACCGCTGGCTGGCCAAGCAGTGGACGCTGGTCAGCGAGGAGCCGGTGACCAACGGCCTGAAGGACGGGGTGGTCTTCGTGCTGAAGCGCCACGACTTCAGCCTGGTGGTCAGCGCCAAGAAGATCCCTTTCTTCAAGCTCTCGGAGGAGTTCGTGGACCCCAAGTCGCACAAGTTCGTCATGAGGCTGCAGTCTGAGACCTCCGTGTGA